From Pseudobdellovibrio exovorus JSS, a single genomic window includes:
- a CDS encoding anhydro-N-acetylmuramic acid kinase: MARNTSNKLKVIGIMNGTSIDGADFVLVEVNKKDLTCRHLQTQSFNFPKNLKLNLIKAAQHKMLVDELALLHHDLGRYYANCFKKLKGAFKQASLIGLHGQTVFHKGQIATLQIGEPSYLAEVSGASVVSDFRSADLALGGHGAPIATFFHQINFGRKGKTISVHNLGGISNLSLIQDRKLKFGFDTGPANMLMDMAVRVHTAGKESFDRNGSLAKKGKSNSALVKQMMKHRYFSKKPPKSCGREEFGEIFYSQYQRQLHEMSVEDRLATVADMVAQSIAVAYKKFCPVMPEEIIFAGGGAKNKFLLQKISEYLPQVKISTTEDYNWPLQSIEGAAFACLAAAKYWDRPSNIPQSTGAKRATSLGKITQV; this comes from the coding sequence ATGGCGCGCAATACATCGAACAAATTAAAAGTTATTGGAATTATGAACGGCACCAGTATAGATGGTGCCGATTTTGTTTTGGTTGAGGTCAACAAGAAAGACCTGACCTGTCGTCATTTACAAACGCAGAGCTTTAACTTTCCAAAAAATCTAAAACTAAATTTGATCAAAGCAGCCCAACATAAAATGCTCGTGGATGAGTTAGCACTGCTTCATCATGATCTCGGTCGTTATTATGCAAACTGTTTTAAAAAATTAAAAGGCGCTTTTAAGCAAGCTTCTTTGATTGGACTTCACGGGCAAACTGTTTTTCATAAAGGACAAATCGCAACCTTACAGATCGGGGAGCCCAGTTATTTAGCCGAGGTTTCCGGCGCCAGTGTGGTTTCGGATTTTCGTTCTGCTGATTTAGCATTAGGTGGGCATGGTGCACCCATTGCTACTTTTTTTCATCAAATTAACTTTGGAAGAAAAGGTAAAACTATCAGTGTGCATAACTTAGGTGGCATTAGTAATTTATCTTTAATACAGGACAGAAAACTTAAATTTGGATTTGATACTGGGCCAGCCAATATGCTGATGGACATGGCTGTTCGTGTGCACACAGCGGGAAAAGAAAGTTTTGATCGTAATGGCTCCCTTGCGAAAAAAGGCAAAAGCAATTCTGCCTTAGTAAAGCAGATGATGAAACATCGCTACTTTTCTAAAAAACCGCCAAAAAGCTGTGGGCGTGAAGAGTTCGGTGAAATTTTTTATTCTCAATATCAAAGACAACTACATGAAATGAGTGTTGAAGATCGCCTAGCAACAGTGGCCGATATGGTGGCGCAAAGTATTGCTGTGGCCTACAAGAAGTTCTGCCCAGTTATGCCTGAAGAAATTATATTCGCAGGCGGCGGAGCAAAAAATAAATTTCTATTACAAAAAATATCAGAATATTTGCCGCAGGTTAAAATCAGCACAACAGAAGATTATAATTGGCCACTTCAAAGTATTGAAGGAGCTGCTTTTGCTTGTCTGGCTGCTGCTAAGTATTGGGATAGACCATCTAATATTCCACAAAGTACTGGTGCTAAACGCGCAACAAGCTTAGGAAAAATAACTCAAGTTTAA
- a CDS encoding sugar phosphate nucleotidyltransferase, giving the protein MNALFLAAGLGTRLRPLTLKYPKPCVPFLNIPLGLYQFRFLNSLKSESSLQNLVVNTFHLPQKIHALYQNQPYFNGIQFSDEHPLILGSAGGLKKASRLFSDDETILLSNADEVFFTEDHDFLSKAYQQHTKNKNLATLIVMKHPEAGKKFGAIWCEGASVRHIGKDRPTDTSLQPWHYIGMLFLNRRALNWISESQESNIFYDILIQHLGSERVEAFELSCNWYETGNAFDFFEATKTVLQNLDDHTLDFINQYDPSDLIQNKDGVSLVSKSVDISVDKLEGYNVISKSSDPHLLKSLPLIQNSVLFEHEHLNLSYFS; this is encoded by the coding sequence ATGAATGCTCTTTTCCTTGCCGCCGGACTGGGAACCCGTCTTAGACCTCTGACTTTAAAGTATCCGAAACCCTGTGTTCCTTTTCTGAATATACCCTTAGGACTTTACCAATTTCGCTTTCTGAATTCTTTAAAATCAGAAAGCTCTTTACAGAACTTAGTGGTCAATACATTCCACCTGCCTCAGAAGATCCATGCCCTTTATCAAAATCAACCCTACTTCAACGGCATTCAGTTTTCCGATGAACATCCCTTAATTCTTGGCAGTGCTGGAGGCTTAAAAAAAGCTTCTCGCCTATTTTCAGATGATGAAACGATTCTGCTGAGCAATGCCGATGAGGTTTTTTTTACGGAAGATCATGATTTTTTAAGTAAAGCCTACCAACAGCACACGAAAAATAAAAATTTGGCGACGTTGATTGTGATGAAACACCCAGAAGCTGGAAAAAAGTTCGGAGCGATATGGTGCGAAGGAGCCTCTGTTCGCCACATTGGCAAGGACCGACCTACCGACACTAGCTTGCAACCATGGCATTACATCGGCATGTTATTTTTAAACCGACGCGCTTTGAATTGGATATCAGAATCCCAAGAAAGCAATATTTTCTACGATATCCTCATTCAGCACCTTGGTAGCGAACGTGTTGAAGCTTTTGAACTGAGCTGCAATTGGTACGAAACAGGCAATGCTTTTGATTTTTTTGAAGCGACTAAAACTGTTTTACAAAATTTAGATGACCACACTTTAGATTTCATCAATCAATATGACCCCTCTGACTTAATTCAAAATAAAGACGGTGTATCTTTAGTTTCTAAATCCGTGGATATTTCTGTGGATAAACTTGAAGGTTATAATGTGATCTCAAAAAGCAGCGATCCTCATTTGTTGAAATCACTTCCACTCATTCAAAACTCTGTTCTTTTTGAACACGAGCACTTAAACTTGAGTTATTTTTCCTAA
- a CDS encoding aminoglycoside phosphotransferase family protein, protein MTEVIISADIRAWLSKQIQSSDFSVIQLAGDASARRYYRVIEGEKTWVLMCWEPFQAETYPFISVQRHFASCEVQVPEVVAIGESLGVLLLEDLGDLTLERKFWESSQQEASEGFYIKTLNELIKIHDRASNSSLKSSASVSRFDVEKFLWEMNYAKEHLLLGLLKLNLSESVATELQNSFQDFCTTLANEPTVICHRDFHSRNVMIKRDKVIIIDFQDARLGPAQYDLVSLFKDSYVDMSDSFAEKLMDYYLQNSNIRQQKNFSEERFFQIYELQSLQRCFKACGSFASFMNTRQDRRYLKYLTPTLKRVMKSLTHFPQHSVLNNILLDAGALEKNYETLP, encoded by the coding sequence ATGACGGAAGTTATTATTTCGGCCGACATACGCGCTTGGCTTTCAAAACAAATTCAAAGTTCTGATTTTTCAGTTATCCAATTGGCTGGGGATGCCTCAGCCCGCCGCTACTATCGTGTGATTGAAGGCGAAAAAACATGGGTTCTGATGTGCTGGGAGCCCTTCCAAGCTGAAACCTATCCGTTCATTAGTGTCCAACGCCATTTTGCCAGTTGCGAAGTACAAGTTCCAGAAGTGGTCGCCATTGGCGAATCACTTGGTGTGCTTCTTTTAGAAGACCTTGGCGATCTTACGTTAGAAAGAAAATTCTGGGAGAGCTCGCAACAAGAAGCTTCTGAAGGTTTTTACATCAAGACACTGAATGAGCTTATTAAAATCCATGATAGAGCCAGCAACTCCAGTCTTAAATCAAGTGCTTCTGTTTCGCGATTCGATGTTGAAAAGTTCCTTTGGGAAATGAACTACGCCAAAGAGCATTTACTTCTAGGATTACTTAAGCTGAACCTTTCAGAATCTGTAGCCACTGAATTGCAAAATTCTTTTCAAGATTTCTGTACGACTTTAGCTAACGAGCCCACAGTGATTTGTCATCGCGACTTCCATTCACGTAATGTGATGATTAAACGGGATAAAGTGATCATTATTGATTTTCAAGATGCCCGCTTAGGACCAGCACAATATGACCTCGTCAGTTTATTTAAAGATTCCTACGTGGATATGAGTGATTCCTTTGCCGAAAAGTTAATGGATTATTACCTTCAGAACTCAAATATTCGTCAGCAGAAAAATTTCAGTGAAGAGCGCTTCTTTCAAATCTACGAGCTTCAATCATTGCAAAGATGTTTTAAAGCCTGTGGAAGTTTTGCCAGCTTTATGAATACACGACAAGATAGACGTTATTTAAAATACTTAACGCCAACTCTGAAGCGTGTAATGAAATCTTTAACACATTTTCCGCAACACAGTGTCCTGAACAACATTTTATTAGATGCTGGAGCTTTAGAAAAAAATTACGAGACCCTGCCATGA
- a CDS encoding sigma 54-interacting transcriptional regulator, whose amino-acid sequence MINWNDFEHIHVIKKLKHILHSWWSIDIVFTDERGHLKGLDNDKHDFVNPAVNFLIKKDAVKASLAELVASAVNELHHSHHPHIFKKWDALGFDVCVFPIVIENDYVGTVVATGFFNDQATAQRIAEVRERLAAFGCSHDVIEKSLGKFQYVDQANKQHFCELVELVAQEIVTLHVEISSREDRITELNKELGNRFRYDNMIGKSKPMQSLYALLDKIKFADSTVMIQGENGTGKELIAKSIHYNSHRKDKNFVIQNCSAFNDNLLESELFGHVKGAFTGALKDKKGLFEVADKGTFFLDEIGDTSPQMQVKLLRVLQEGTFTPVGSTEMRKVDVRIVAATNKNLREMVEQGTFREDLYYRLNVINIRVPPLRERKEDIPVLVEHFLTKVAEQSGKPKKQLMGRTVEKLYDYPWPGNVRELQNEIERLCVLTGDESKIGHEILSPKILELGEKNKVQGSRLHGKLKDALEDLEREMIKEGLRRTGWNKSKLAKELGISRAGLIMKVDKYGLDKRKIAR is encoded by the coding sequence ATGATCAATTGGAATGACTTTGAACACATTCACGTCATCAAAAAATTAAAACACATTCTACACTCTTGGTGGAGTATCGACATCGTTTTCACAGACGAGCGCGGTCACTTAAAAGGTTTAGATAACGATAAGCACGACTTCGTTAATCCAGCAGTTAACTTTCTTATTAAAAAAGATGCGGTTAAAGCTAGCTTAGCTGAGCTTGTCGCTTCTGCTGTTAATGAATTACATCATTCTCATCACCCACACATCTTCAAAAAATGGGATGCCTTGGGTTTTGATGTTTGTGTTTTCCCTATCGTTATTGAAAACGATTATGTTGGAACTGTTGTCGCAACAGGTTTCTTCAATGACCAAGCTACGGCACAAAGAATTGCTGAAGTTCGTGAGCGTCTAGCTGCTTTTGGCTGCTCGCATGATGTGATTGAAAAATCACTAGGAAAATTCCAGTATGTTGACCAAGCTAACAAACAACACTTCTGTGAGCTTGTTGAACTAGTAGCCCAAGAGATCGTAACATTACACGTTGAGATCTCAAGCCGTGAAGACCGTATCACTGAGTTAAACAAAGAGCTGGGCAACCGCTTCCGTTACGACAACATGATCGGTAAATCTAAACCAATGCAGTCGCTGTACGCCCTATTAGATAAAATCAAATTTGCTGACTCAACTGTTATGATTCAAGGTGAAAACGGTACGGGTAAAGAGTTGATTGCAAAATCAATCCACTACAACTCGCACCGCAAAGATAAAAACTTTGTGATCCAAAACTGTTCGGCTTTCAATGACAACTTATTGGAATCAGAGTTATTCGGTCACGTTAAAGGAGCCTTCACTGGTGCTTTAAAAGATAAAAAAGGTCTTTTTGAAGTGGCAGATAAAGGAACTTTCTTCTTGGATGAGATCGGGGATACATCTCCGCAAATGCAAGTTAAGTTACTTCGTGTTTTACAAGAAGGTACTTTCACTCCGGTAGGTTCTACCGAGATGAGAAAAGTTGACGTCCGTATCGTGGCGGCAACAAATAAAAACTTACGTGAAATGGTTGAACAAGGCACATTCCGTGAAGACTTGTACTACCGCTTAAACGTGATCAATATCCGCGTTCCACCTTTACGTGAACGTAAAGAAGATATCCCTGTTCTAGTAGAGCACTTCCTTACAAAAGTAGCTGAACAGAGCGGTAAACCGAAAAAACAATTAATGGGTCGTACAGTTGAAAAACTTTATGATTATCCATGGCCAGGTAACGTGCGTGAGCTTCAAAATGAAATCGAAAGATTATGTGTTTTGACTGGCGACGAAAGTAAAATCGGACACGAAATCTTGTCTCCGAAAATCCTTGAGTTGGGCGAAAAGAACAAAGTTCAGGGGTCTCGCCTTCATGGTAAACTAAAAGATGCTTTGGAAGATCTAGAGCGCGAAATGATCAAAGAGGGCTTGCGCCGCACAGGTTGGAACAAGTCTAAATTGGCCAAAGAATTGGGCATCAGCCGCGCGGGTTTAATTATGAAAGTCGATAAATACGGCTTGGATAAACGCAAGATCGCTAGATAA
- a CDS encoding ABC transporter ATP-binding protein, translating to MPSELKSVLKELFAFKKYLIIVAITGITGAACKGYIALFIQQMIDAASNPDKLRSMAWVGVALAFGIGVSRYFHIFLMNMAAEKVSQALRQKLQTKFMKLNLKFHNNYAAGSGGLISRTMNDIRIVHDGLRLFADLFSAPLVFIFLIRNLFVLDAQLTIYILFVTPLLAIFLKKISRGIRKYSIFGIEQLEKITATIKESLDGVRTIQAFNLEKRMETRLKQQGGDFIYMRRKVHALIESMGPITEFIATFLILGVVFYFSQKISLGLATAGTLIGFITALLQVNEPIKKFQEAYVRIQETRVAAARVFSMLDEDSEVEEAQNPIPFPENWQTIQYKNVHFSYGEEKLLQDFNLTIRKGQVVAFVGESGSGKSTLANLLARFYDPQKGEILIGDRNIRDIQLSALRHNIGLVSQDVFLFSDTIENNILAEKDGPDHEGVERAAKAAHAHDFISRLPLQYNTQTGERGNLLSGGEKQRVGIARAFYKDSPILILDEATSALDSISEEQVQRGLETLMKGRTTFVIAHRLSTVQNADLILVLNKGKIVEQGTHSELLSKKGEYSKLFEMQMR from the coding sequence ATGCCAAGTGAGTTGAAGTCCGTCTTAAAAGAGCTTTTTGCCTTTAAAAAGTATTTAATTATTGTTGCCATCACAGGTATTACCGGAGCCGCTTGTAAAGGTTATATCGCCCTTTTTATTCAACAGATGATCGATGCGGCTTCTAATCCTGATAAATTGCGTAGTATGGCTTGGGTCGGTGTGGCCTTAGCTTTCGGTATTGGTGTTAGCCGCTATTTCCATATCTTTCTTATGAATATGGCCGCAGAAAAAGTGTCCCAAGCTCTGCGCCAAAAATTACAAACTAAATTTATGAAATTGAATTTAAAGTTTCATAATAACTATGCTGCGGGCTCGGGCGGTCTGATCAGTCGTACAATGAATGATATCCGCATTGTACATGATGGGTTACGTCTTTTTGCGGACCTTTTCAGTGCTCCTTTGGTTTTTATTTTTCTTATTCGCAACTTGTTTGTCTTAGATGCACAGCTAACTATTTATATTTTATTTGTCACTCCGCTATTGGCTATATTTTTAAAGAAAATCTCTAGAGGCATTCGCAAATACTCGATTTTCGGCATCGAACAGCTTGAAAAAATTACGGCGACCATTAAAGAGTCTCTTGATGGCGTTCGTACAATTCAAGCTTTCAATCTAGAAAAGCGAATGGAAACCCGCTTAAAACAACAAGGTGGCGACTTCATCTACATGCGCCGCAAGGTCCATGCACTGATTGAATCTATGGGTCCGATCACCGAGTTTATTGCGACCTTTTTAATTTTGGGTGTCGTTTTCTACTTCTCGCAAAAAATTTCTTTAGGGTTAGCTACTGCTGGAACTCTAATTGGTTTCATCACAGCTTTATTGCAAGTGAATGAACCTATTAAAAAATTCCAAGAGGCCTATGTTCGTATTCAAGAAACACGCGTGGCGGCGGCCCGTGTTTTTAGTATGTTAGACGAAGACAGCGAAGTGGAAGAGGCGCAAAACCCGATCCCATTTCCTGAAAACTGGCAAACGATTCAGTATAAAAATGTGCACTTTTCTTATGGTGAAGAAAAACTTTTACAGGATTTCAATCTGACGATTCGCAAAGGCCAAGTCGTCGCCTTTGTCGGAGAAAGCGGTAGTGGTAAATCCACCCTGGCTAACTTATTAGCGCGCTTCTACGACCCACAAAAAGGTGAAATCTTAATCGGAGACCGCAATATCCGTGACATTCAATTATCAGCGTTAAGACATAATATCGGATTAGTTTCACAGGACGTTTTCTTATTTTCGGACACTATTGAAAACAACATCTTGGCTGAAAAAGACGGCCCAGATCACGAAGGCGTCGAACGGGCCGCAAAGGCGGCCCATGCCCATGATTTTATTTCCCGTCTGCCGCTGCAATACAACACGCAAACAGGTGAACGTGGGAACTTACTGTCTGGTGGTGAAAAGCAGCGTGTGGGGATCGCTCGCGCTTTCTATAAGGATTCACCTATCTTGATTCTGGATGAAGCCACAAGCGCCTTAGATTCTATCAGTGAAGAACAGGTTCAACGGGGCCTTGAAACGCTGATGAAAGGTCGTACCACATTCGTGATCGCCCACCGCCTTTCAACAGTTCAAAATGCCGATCTGATTCTAGTGTTGAATAAAGGTAAAATTGTTGAACAGGGAACGCACAGCGAATTATTAAGCAAAAAAGGCGAGTACTCAAAGCTATTCGAGATGCAGATGCGATAG
- the uvrA gene encoding excinuclease ABC subunit UvrA has translation MSKNIHVWGIKQNNLKNVEVNIPLGQLTVICGPSGSGKSSLAFETLFAEGQRRFIESMSNYARQFLNKAPKPDIEGIENIPPAISIEQKNTVKSSRSTVGTTTELIDYLRLLFEKIGVAYCPDHHIPAGKTSTTEATDLVLKQFTDKRGYILVEVPKGKRVLEGKKLHALLLQEGYLRITTVTETKPKKKSDAASGAATYEVGEMIDLGTPAQIKKGIPADTFYLVIDRMAFTEDEKGRLTDSITQAYEASLKYSVGVNIRKALVVTTEGQALKLSEEPSCSICGWSPPPITSKLFSFNSPMGACPTCKGFGNILELDEAKVIPNPNLSIAEGALNPFTMPSAEQDKRALIAYCKKQKIPLTKPWKDLSKPHRDLIWNGNKDFFGVKGLFEYLEELKYKMHVRVFIARYRSPKQCTDCHGSRLRHEVQTILIDKHNIGQLTSKTIEDLYHFFEKLTLNDYQTEVAGEVLKQIRARLNFLMRVGVNYLSLDRETRTLSGGEYQRLVLANQLGMGLSQALYVLDEPTVGLHPRDNDRLISILKDLKDLGNTLVIVEHDHDVIRNSENIIEMGPGSGYLGGQVIYSGATESFYDSKDSVTVPYLKPKQNAALRISRPVELENYRYKLELTGCKGHNLKNIDVEFPLNRLVVVSGVSGSGKSTLVSKTLYPALARQLDLEYEPVQEYKKLLGTENIKNVLLIDQSPIGKSARSSPITYLKAFDAIRNLMASTPESQQRGYTAGTFSLNVDGGRCPACKGTGFEEIDMQFMDNVIIPCDVCDGKKYRPEILEVQFNNKNIHQILSMTVAEAMNFFVAHPNVRKPLSVLKEVGLDYLTLGQPANSLSGGESQRLKIAKELSQVSQKATLYILDEPTTGLHFREVELLMKVLHKLIEAGGSVIVVEHNLDVIKSADYIIDMGPEAGRGGGQVVVAGNVEKVMASKKSLTGQYLKKYIGKTNAK, from the coding sequence ATGAGCAAAAACATACACGTTTGGGGAATCAAACAAAATAATTTAAAAAATGTCGAAGTGAATATTCCCCTCGGCCAACTGACTGTTATTTGCGGTCCTTCGGGATCAGGCAAAAGCTCGTTGGCTTTTGAAACTCTATTCGCTGAAGGCCAACGCCGCTTCATCGAAAGTATGTCGAACTATGCCCGTCAGTTTTTGAATAAAGCTCCAAAGCCAGATATTGAAGGCATTGAAAATATCCCACCAGCTATTTCGATTGAGCAAAAAAATACTGTTAAATCCAGCCGCTCAACAGTTGGAACCACAACAGAACTGATTGATTATTTGCGTCTGCTCTTTGAAAAAATCGGAGTGGCCTACTGCCCTGATCATCATATCCCTGCAGGTAAAACGTCGACAACCGAAGCCACTGATTTAGTTTTAAAACAGTTTACTGATAAACGTGGATATATCTTGGTTGAAGTTCCTAAAGGCAAACGTGTCTTAGAAGGCAAGAAACTTCACGCCCTACTTTTACAAGAGGGCTACCTACGCATCACAACTGTTACAGAAACAAAGCCAAAGAAAAAATCTGATGCCGCAAGCGGTGCTGCCACTTACGAAGTTGGCGAAATGATCGACCTCGGCACTCCGGCACAAATTAAAAAAGGTATTCCCGCAGATACGTTTTACCTAGTGATTGATCGCATGGCTTTCACTGAAGATGAAAAAGGTCGCCTGACCGATTCCATCACTCAGGCTTACGAAGCCAGCTTAAAATACTCTGTGGGTGTCAACATTCGCAAAGCCCTCGTGGTCACAACAGAGGGGCAAGCCTTAAAGCTCAGTGAAGAACCTTCCTGTTCTATTTGCGGATGGTCACCTCCGCCTATTACCTCTAAGCTCTTTTCTTTTAATTCCCCAATGGGAGCGTGCCCGACCTGTAAAGGTTTTGGAAATATCTTAGAACTGGATGAAGCCAAAGTTATTCCTAATCCGAATTTATCCATTGCAGAGGGAGCTTTAAATCCCTTTACCATGCCGAGCGCTGAACAGGACAAACGCGCCCTGATCGCCTATTGTAAAAAGCAAAAAATCCCTTTAACGAAGCCATGGAAAGATCTGTCGAAACCCCATCGGGATCTGATCTGGAACGGCAATAAAGATTTCTTCGGCGTCAAAGGGCTTTTTGAATATCTAGAAGAATTAAAATACAAAATGCATGTGCGCGTTTTTATCGCGCGCTATCGCAGTCCCAAACAGTGTACAGATTGCCATGGCTCACGCCTACGCCATGAAGTGCAGACAATCTTAATTGATAAACACAATATCGGCCAACTGACTTCAAAGACCATTGAAGATCTTTATCACTTCTTTGAAAAACTCACTTTAAATGATTATCAAACCGAAGTGGCTGGGGAAGTTCTTAAACAAATCCGTGCCCGTTTGAATTTTTTAATGCGTGTCGGAGTTAACTATCTTTCCTTAGATCGTGAAACACGCACCTTATCTGGCGGTGAATACCAGCGCCTTGTTTTAGCTAACCAATTAGGAATGGGCTTATCTCAAGCCCTGTACGTTTTGGATGAGCCCACTGTGGGTTTACATCCACGGGACAATGATCGCTTGATCTCGATTCTGAAAGACTTAAAAGATCTTGGGAATACCTTAGTCATCGTCGAACATGATCACGATGTTATTCGTAATTCAGAGAACATTATTGAAATGGGCCCCGGTTCTGGCTACCTCGGTGGTCAGGTGATCTATTCAGGGGCGACAGAATCTTTTTACGATTCTAAAGATTCTGTTACTGTTCCCTATTTAAAGCCAAAACAGAATGCGGCTTTACGTATCAGCCGTCCTGTCGAGCTAGAAAACTATCGCTACAAATTAGAGCTAACAGGATGCAAAGGTCACAACTTAAAAAACATTGATGTCGAGTTTCCTCTTAATCGTCTTGTCGTTGTCAGCGGCGTCAGTGGCTCTGGCAAATCGACGCTAGTAAGCAAAACTCTTTATCCCGCTTTGGCTCGTCAGCTGGATTTAGAATACGAACCGGTACAAGAATATAAAAAACTTCTAGGCACTGAAAACATCAAGAACGTTCTACTGATTGACCAATCCCCGATTGGAAAGTCAGCGCGGAGTTCACCGATCACGTATCTAAAAGCTTTCGATGCCATTCGTAATTTAATGGCTAGTACACCCGAATCGCAACAGCGTGGCTATACTGCAGGGACATTCAGTTTAAATGTGGATGGTGGTCGCTGCCCCGCTTGTAAAGGGACCGGCTTTGAAGAGATCGATATGCAGTTCATGGATAACGTCATTATTCCCTGTGATGTTTGCGATGGTAAAAAATATCGACCAGAAATTTTAGAGGTTCAGTTTAACAACAAAAACATTCATCAGATTCTTTCTATGACTGTTGCCGAAGCCATGAACTTTTTTGTGGCCCATCCGAATGTGCGCAAGCCTTTGTCTGTTTTAAAAGAGGTCGGCTTAGATTATTTAACTCTAGGACAACCCGCCAACTCACTCAGTGGCGGAGAATCCCAAAGATTAAAAATCGCCAAAGAGCTTTCACAAGTTTCACAGAAAGCCACTTTGTATATTTTAGATGAGCCCACAACAGGACTTCACTTCCGCGAAGTGGAGTTACTGATGAAGGTCTTACATAAATTAATCGAAGCGGGCGGATCAGTTATTGTGGTTGAACACAATTTAGATGTGATCAAAAGTGCTGACTACATCATTGATATGGGACCTGAAGCCGGACGCGGTGGCGGACAAGTTGTCGTCGCGGGAAATGTAGAAAAAGTCATGGCGAGCAAGAAAAGCCTAACCGGACAATATCTTAAGAAATATATAGGAAAAACAAATGCCAAGTGA